The sequence TGCCGTCCTACATGTGGTCGGCGCGGCCGACAACGCCCGGCGAGCCCCGCAGGGCAGCCCGGTGCGGGCCCGCCGTGGGCCGGTGGGGCCGCCGCGCCGCGCCGACGACCGACGGTGGGACACCACGGAACGGGGGTCGACCGATGGCTGACGCGATGATCTCAGCGTTCGAGTCCTCGCTGGACAAGACGAACCTCATTCTCAAGGACATCGAGAACGCCTACGGCTGGCCGAAGGAACGGCGCAACCAGTCGTACGCGGCGCTGCGCACGGTCCTGCACCTGCTGCGCGACCGGCTGCCGGTGGACGAGAGCGTGGAGTTCGCCCAGCAGTTGCCGGTGCTGGTGCGGGGGATCTACTTCGACGGCTGGGTGCCGTCCGACGTGCCGATCAAGCTCAACCGTGACGACTTCCTCTACGAGGTCCGGCAGGGCTTCCCGTACGACGCGGAGGGTGGCCCGGAGCGGGTGACGCAGGTGGTGCTGGACACGCTGCGCCGCCATGTCACCCAGGGCGAGTGGCAGGACGTGAAGGACACCATGCCGAAGGACCTCG comes from Micromonospora vinacea and encodes:
- a CDS encoding DUF2267 domain-containing protein, with product MADAMISAFESSLDKTNLILKDIENAYGWPKERRNQSYAALRTVLHLLRDRLPVDESVEFAQQLPVLVRGIYFDGWVPSDVPIKLNRDDFLYEVRQGFPYDAEGGPERVTQVVLDTLRRHVTQGEWQDVKDTMPKDLATMMP